The Neoasaia chiangmaiensis sequence CTGCAAGGGGGTTGAGACCGGCACGGGTGATCTGCCACTCGATATCCTCACGGAAATTCTGCCGGATCGTCCACGCGGCGTTTTCTCCGGCCCGAACTTCGCCATCGAAGTCGCACGCGGCCTGCCCGCTGCCGCCACGATCGCGGCCGAGACGCTGGACGCGGCACAACAATACGCCAGCCTTCTTTCAACCCCCACCCTGCGCCTCTACGCGAGCGACGATCCGCTTGGCGTCCAGATCGCAGGCGCCGCGAAGAACGTGATCGCCATCGGCGCAGGCATCGCCATCGGCGCGGGCCTGGGCGAGAACGCACGTGCCGCCCTGATTACCCGCGCGATTGTCGAGATCGGTCGTCTCTCCGCTGCCATGGGCGGACGGGCCGCCACGATATCGGGCCTGAGCGGCCTGGGTGACCTCATTTTAACGTGCACGGGGCGCGGTTCGCGGAACTACAGCCTTGGTCTGGCTTTAGGAGAGGGTGAGCGCCTCGAAGATATCCTTAGTCACCGCAGCACGGTGGCGGAAGGTGTCGCCACGGCGCCGGCACTTCTGGCACTGGCCAGACGATACGGCGTGACAATGCCGATCGTCGAAACGGTGACAGCTCTCCTGGCAGGACGGTTCGACCCGTCCACCGCCCGCAACCTTCTGCTGGACCGCCCGCCAGCCACTGAATGACCCCCCCCATCAGCGTTAAGGGAAAGCCTGCTCTCTCATGTGGATGCGCAACGAAAAAATGCGCCGTTTTATCGGCGGCAACAAACTGGCCCGCGCCCTGACGTTCGGTATTCAAAACAAGCTCCAGCTAAGACTGCTTTCCGGTCATAAGCACGCGGAAACGCTCGTGCGTCTGCGAAAAGCAGCGCAGCAGTCGCCATCCCTGTTGAGTGCGGATGAAGCGTTCATGCTTCACGAAATCGCCCATGCGCAGGCCGCCCTGCCCGGCGCCCTGGCCGAATTCGGCGTCTATCGCGGTGCGTCGGCATCCCTCCTCTGCGCCGTCAAGGGAGAGCGGCCGCTCCATCTCTTCGATACTTTCGCCGGCCTGCCGGACCCGACCGACCGGGAAGAGCATGTCTTCAAATCCGGCCAGTTCACCGGTACGCTGCCAGCGGTGCGCGCATTGCTCGTGGGCTATCGCAACGTGCATTTTCATCCCGGCATGTTCCCCGCCTCCACGGCGGGGCTGGAGGAACTGCGCTTCAGCTTCGTGCATCTGGACGTTGATCTGCATGACGCGACGCTGGCCGGACTCGAATACTTCTATCCGCGCATGGTGCCGGGTGGCGTGATCCTGACGCACGACCATTCGATCATCGATGGCGTCGCCCGGGCCTTCACCACGTTCCTGCGCGACAAGCCCGAACGCGTCATCGAACTATCGACCACGCAGGCGATGATTATCCGCAGCGCCGCATCGGCGCAAATGCCGGCGACGATGGACGAGACCGCAAGCGCTACGGCGGAAGCGGCCTGAAGCCGAAAGGCGGCGCATTCAGTGCGCCGCCTTCTGCGCCGAAATCCAGTCCGCGACACGGGCTTTCAGCACCTGCATCGGCATGGCGCCTTCGTCGAGCACGACATCATGAAAGCGACGTTCATCGAAGCGGCTGCCAAGCGCTTTCTCGGCCTGATGACGCAACGACAGGATCGTCAGTTCACCGATCTTGTAGCCCAGCGCCTGTCCCGGCCATGAGATATAGCGGTCGACCTCGTTCTGGATGTTCTTGTCGGTCAGCGCCGTGTTATCGCGCAGGCAGGCCACGGCCTGATCGCGGCTCCAGCCTTTCCAGTGCAAGCCCACGTCGATCACCAGCCGACAGGCGCGCCACATCTCCATCGACAACATGCCGAAGCGATCATAGGGCGTCGGATACATCCCCATTTCCGCGACGAGCTGCTCCGAATACAGCGCCCAGCCCTCGACGAACGCCGTCGTCTCGTAGTCCCGGCGGAAACCCGGCATGTCATTCATCTCCTGCGCCAGGGCGATCTGGATATGATGGCCCGGCACGCCTTCATGTGCCACCAGAGACGGCAATTCATAGAGCGGCCGCTGGTCGAGATGAGAAGTGTTGATCATCAGGCCGCCCGCGATCCCCTGCGTCGGGCTGCCGGGATCGTATCGACCGGTCGTATAGCCCTCCTCGATCGTGCGTGGCACTTCGCGCACTCCGTAGGTGAGCCTGGGCAGCTTGCCGATGACATGCGGCAACTGATCGTCAATCTCCTTGGCCAGACGGCTGGCCTTTTCCATCAGGGCCTCGCGCGTCGTGACATAGAAACGCGGATCGCGATGCAGTTGCGCGACGAAACCCTTGAAGCCGCCCCTGAAACCAGCCGCGGCCATCTCCCTGGCCATATCGCGATGAATCCGTGCAATCTCAGATTGCCCGAGGGCAAACACCTGGTCCGGCGTCATATCCGTCGTCGTCTCGCTTTTCACGCGATAGGCGTAATAAGCCCGACCGTCGGGAAGAGACGCCGCCCCGAGCGAATTTCGGCTGGCCGGCAGATATTCGTCGTGAAAGAAACGCGCCAGTGTCCGCTCGCTGGGCTTTATCCGCGTTTCGACAATGCGCAGCGCCTCGTCCCGAAGGGCCTGTTGCCGGGCGGGCGGCAAGGATGACGACATGCCTGCGAACGGCGCCATCAACGCATTATCGGCCGCCGACCGATCCGCCGTCGCCTGCAAC is a genomic window containing:
- a CDS encoding NAD(P)H-dependent glycerol-3-phosphate dehydrogenase, with translation MTVPTIAVIGAGAWGTALACAQAQAGANVILWMRNPVPPDVRRLPRLPDVELPGNITVTGDLPTNADLTLIAVPLQTLRSVATRLSGTSPLVVCCKGVETGTGDLPLDILTEILPDRPRGVFSGPNFAIEVARGLPAAATIAAETLDAAQQYASLLSTPTLRLYASDDPLGVQIAGAAKNVIAIGAGIAIGAGLGENARAALITRAIVEIGRLSAAMGGRAATISGLSGLGDLILTCTGRGSRNYSLGLALGEGERLEDILSHRSTVAEGVATAPALLALARRYGVTMPIVETVTALLAGRFDPSTARNLLLDRPPATE
- a CDS encoding DUF885 domain-containing protein, which translates into the protein MRSRGSSLIAAFVVASTTFSISAAQAASITPAQRLIADYDAFNSEQDPISAAARGDIAASERWPDDSPAADAARYKAFVAFDNRLKALDPVSLQGEDRLNIALIRWRVELAIEGQRFDEARMPFTSDEGFFEEPGYAADNTPIRTEADARHWMARMQALPAYYDQQIANMRRGIKTGFVQPRLIAEHTAQTLQATADRSAADNALMAPFAGMSSSLPPARQQALRDEALRIVETRIKPSERTLARFFHDEYLPASRNSLGAASLPDGRAYYAYRVKSETTTDMTPDQVFALGQSEIARIHRDMAREMAAAGFRGGFKGFVAQLHRDPRFYVTTREALMEKASRLAKEIDDQLPHVIGKLPRLTYGVREVPRTIEEGYTTGRYDPGSPTQGIAGGLMINTSHLDQRPLYELPSLVAHEGVPGHHIQIALAQEMNDMPGFRRDYETTAFVEGWALYSEQLVAEMGMYPTPYDRFGMLSMEMWRACRLVIDVGLHWKGWSRDQAVACLRDNTALTDKNIQNEVDRYISWPGQALGYKIGELTILSLRHQAEKALGSRFDERRFHDVVLDEGAMPMQVLKARVADWISAQKAAH
- a CDS encoding TylF/MycF/NovP-related O-methyltransferase, which codes for MRRFIGGNKLARALTFGIQNKLQLRLLSGHKHAETLVRLRKAAQQSPSLLSADEAFMLHEIAHAQAALPGALAEFGVYRGASASLLCAVKGERPLHLFDTFAGLPDPTDREEHVFKSGQFTGTLPAVRALLVGYRNVHFHPGMFPASTAGLEELRFSFVHLDVDLHDATLAGLEYFYPRMVPGGVILTHDHSIIDGVARAFTTFLRDKPERVIELSTTQAMIIRSAASAQMPATMDETASATAEAA